The nucleotide sequence CGCAGGGAGACGTTACTCACGCCGAGGAGCCGCGTGCGGCCGGCATCGCGCTCCTTCACCATCGCGGCCCAAACCTCCGCGTCGTAGTCGGTCCAGCCGGAGCCGGAGGCGGGCCCGTGCAGCACGTAGCTGTCGACGTGGTCGGTCCCGAGGTGCTCGAGCGAGCTCTGCATCGACTGGGCGACCTGCGTGGAAAGGTCGGCCGCGGGGTCGTAGGGCAGCCGGTGGTCCTGGCCGGGCTGGGAGGTGAATTTCGTTTGTAAGAAAAGATCCGCGCGCGTGACCA is from Gemmatimonadales bacterium and encodes:
- a CDS encoding aldo/keto reductase; the encoded protein is MPAHHPAPVPDFLYGTAWKEDRTQALIELALRMGFRGIDTANQRRHYFEGGVGQGLAAAYRAGVVTRADLFLQTKFTSQPGQDHRLPYDPAADLSTQVAQSMQSSLEHLGTDHVDSYVLHGPASGSGWTDYDAEVWAAMVKERDAGRTRLLGVSNVSLR